One stretch of Armigeres subalbatus isolate Guangzhou_Male chromosome 2, GZ_Asu_2, whole genome shotgun sequence DNA includes these proteins:
- the LOC134210738 gene encoding DE-cadherin, giving the protein MSRLVIVSLVYLAVSIITTHSDDNFYSRGNGRSSNRIDYREVFSLNRHRRTLYDDSYDIDNRLSNLASVANSPRSLRAVDNRKPVFVNCEGYAPSVQEERDPGTYVIQVNATDPDDHQTIAYSFVTAPGERPKFRIDKNTGLITTIHRFDRDEPIREKEVYITVRATDDGLPNLDDVCTFKVTIEDINDNPPVFDKTRYDEPITKDAKVGSRVASISATDLDDGENSVIKYEILKKQSDYSHFRINENNGIITLAKSIDKSPGQYFLVFVRAYNNVPDMPQDAEVEVKIPVIESNKLPPYFTETQQQPISLDENFSNYSAPLATLRANSHVPGKPELIFELVTGRTEQTNSRNTFLLEQKGDTAVILLGKALDYETITEYTLTVSVKNTHDLIAQSIVKIKVLDVNDNIPYFTEVTSGWIPENEPAGTPVMQVRAFDMDGTAANNIVSFRLADNEEYFSIDYKTGNITALTMFDREATDTYHLKIIAEDNSPSALYNNGKPNSISQTFIIKISDKNDHPPKFTKDYYIAEKIPEDANTNTVVIQVLALDIDTASQITYSIVSGNIGNAFKIDETTGAISVNNELDYENITEYTLQVRAFDGTYDDNATVSIKVENVNDNLPKFAQNEYSFEIDEEKIMDGCIVTIEAWDPDIRERTDPQHIKFAIVKIEQRPLLEIDDAGCLRQKAPLDRDPPNGHKSWQVIISATDEDGSGRQSTTTVNIILNDTNDNPPFLTNKMPVVWYENQDPGRIVTLTADDYDEPQNGPPFQYGISEGASEDIKVKFRIDKDVLYAQVRFDREQQKEYFIPVLITDSGKPHPLSKVSILHLVIGDVNDNEMQDGESKIFVYNYKGESPNADIGRVYVDDLDDWDLPDKTFNWRDGYSPDNFALNTDTGMITMLQGTRGGDYELFFTVTEQSSFFPRHSVSAKVLVTVKEIPEEAVDKSGSIRFYGITAEEFVSRSPSLSVTPKDRLQNSIAELFNISRDNVDVFTVLQRDNNASLLDVRFSAHGSPYYEPERLNGIIGYHQRALEEEFGLKMVMVSIDECIEEKVRCESSCKNVLHKSNVPIAVYTNTSSFVGVNAFVQAECVCDAPPVMAECLNGGTPFNDKCECMEEFEGPHCELISIGFYGHGYAMYPPVSPCNMTRISMELTPQREDGLVMYIGPLSYNPLLPVQDFLALELVKGLPVLLLDYGTGTIRIEHKHRYPQGRPFTVEIVLQPQTVEMIVDNCKLSTCMSLDAPKGPNESLNVNAPLQLGGAAVNLESLGSMFNWTYVPQGKGFSGCLRNLTINDRTYNLGAPSHAKNHDPGCHRSVAVAVSFGIDSNFLIAIIVCIAVLLILLLAVVVHKKHQDGWHEKDMDDIRETIINYEEEGGGERDAEYDLAVLRAPPIYMDKPYGNDLRQKEANEVPDIGAFLTDKKDACDRDADAYPIDDVRHYAYEGDGNSSGSLSSLASCTDEGDLKFNYLSNFGPRFRKLADMYGEEPSDTDSNVDDDEGWRI; this is encoded by the coding sequence ATGAGTAGGTTAGTGATAGTAAGTTTAGTATATTTAGCGGTGTCGATAATTACGACCCATTCAGATGATAATTTCTACAGTAGAGGCAACGGCCGAAGTAGCAATCGAATCGATTACCGTGAGGTGTTTAGCTTAAATCGACATCGACGAACTTTGTACGACGATTCATATGACATTGACAACAGACTGAGTAATTTGGCATCGGTGGCGAACAGTCCACGGTCGCTTCGGGCCGTAGACAATCGGAAGCCGGTTTTTGTGAACTGTGAAGGATATGCACCCTCGGTGCAGGAAGAACGCGATCCGGGAACGTACGTAATACAGGTTAATGCTACAGATCCGGATGACCATCAGACGATAGCGTACAGCTTTGTAACAGCTCCAGGCGAGCGACCAAAGTTTCGAATTGATAAAAATACCGGGTTGATCACGACTATTCATCGATTCGACCGAGATGAACCGATTCGAGAAAAAGAAGTTTACATTACGGTTCGGGCTACGGATGATGGGCTGCCGAACTTGGACGATGTCTGTACGTTCAAGGTGACGATCGAAGACATCAATGACAATCCGCCGGTATTCGACAAGACTCGATACGATGAACCCATCACGAAGGACGCCAAAGTGGGATCCAGGGTGGCTTCAATATCTGCCACTGATCTGGATGATGGGGAAAACAGCGTAATCAAGTACGAGATCTTGAAGAAGCAGAGTGATTACAGCCATTTCaggataaatgaaaataatggtATCATCACGTTGGCGAAGTCAATCGACAAAAGTCCCGGCCAATATTTCCTGGTTTTTGTGAGGGCTTACAACAACGTTCCGGATATGCCGCAGGACGCGGAAGTGGAGGTCAAAATTCCCGTGATTGAATCGAACAAACTGCCGCCGTACTTCACCGAGACGCAACAGCAACCCATTTCCTTGGATGAGAACTTCAGTAACTACAGCGCTCCTTTGGCGACTCTACGAGCGAACTCCCACGTGCCTGGCAAACCAGAGCTGATTTTCGAATTGGTCACCGGTCGTACCGAACAAACTAATAGCCGCAACACCTTCCTTCTGGAACAAAAAGGAGACACTGCCGTAATTTTACTCGGTAAGGCCCTCGACTACGAAACCATTACCGAGTACACATTGACCGTAAGCGTTAAAAACACGCACGATCTCATCGCCCAAAGCATAGTCAAGATTAAAGTGCTGGATGTGAACGACAACATTCCGTACTTCACCGAGGTAACTTCCGGCTGGATTCCGGAAAATGAACCCGCGGGAACTCCCGTCATGCAGGTCCGTGCCTTCGATATGGACGGAACGGCCGCCAATAACATCGTCTCATTCCGATTGGCTGACAATGAAGAATACTTTTCCATCGACTACAAAACGGGCAACATTACTGCGTTGACTATGTTCGATCGTGAAGCCACCGATACGTACCATCTCAAAATCATCGCGGAGGACAACTCTCCGTCGGCACTGTACAACAACGGCAAACCGAACTCCATTTCGCAGACCTTCATCATCAAGATTTCCGACAAGAACGATCATCCGCCCAAGTTCACCAAGGACTACTACATCGCGGAAAAGATCCCCGAGGATGCCAACACCAATACGGTCGTCATCCAAGTGCTGGCACTGGATATAGACACGGCCTCGCAAATCACCTACTCGATCGTATCAGGGAACATCGGCAATGCGTTCAAGATCGACGAAACGACGGGAGCCATTTCGGTGAACAACGAACTAGATTACGAAAACATCACCGAGTATACGCTACAGGTGCGGGCGTTCGACGGCACGTACGACGACAATGCGACGGTTAGCATCAAAGTCGAGAACGTGAACGACAATCTGCCCAAGTTTGCGCAGAACGAGTACAGTTTTGAGATCGACGAGGAGAAGATTATGGACGGTTGTATTGTGACGATTGAGGCGTGGGACCCCGATATTCGGGAACGAACGGATCCGCAGCACATCAAGTTTGCTATTGTCAAGATCGAGCAGAGACCTTTATTGGAGATCGATGATGCGGGATGTTTGAGGCAGAAAGCTCCGCTGGACCGGGATCCTCCGAATGGACACAAGTCTTGGCAGGTGATCATTTCCGCTACGGATGAGGACGGAAGTGGTCGACAATCGACGACAACggttaacattattctgaacgACACGAACGATAATCCGCCGTTCCTGACGAACAAGATGCCGGTGGTGTGGTATGAGAATCAAGATCCGGGACGAATTGTGACGTTGACGGCGGATGATTACGACGAGCCGCAGAACGGGCCTCCGTTCCAGTATGGGATTTCGGAGGGTGCTAGCGAAGACATCAAGGTGAAGTTCCGTATCGATAAGGATGTGTTGTATGCGCAGGTGCGGTTCGATAGAGAGCAGCAGAAGGAGTACTTCATTCCGGTGTTGATCACGGATAGCGGAAAGCCGCACCCGTTGAGCAAGGTCAGCATTCTGCACCTGGTGATTGGAGATGTGAACGACAATGAGATGCAGGATGGTGAGAGTAAGATTTTTGTGTACAACTATAAGGGAGAATCGCCGAATGCGGATATTGGGCGGGTGTATGTGGATGATTTGGACGATTGGGATCTGCCGGATAAGACGTTCAACTGGCGCGATGGGTACAGTCCGGACAATTTCGCACTGAATACGGACACGGGAATGATCACAATGCTGCAGGGAACCCGTGGCGGAGATTATGAGTTGTTCTTCACGGTGACGGAGCAGTCTAGTTTCTTCCCAAGGCATTCGGTGTCGGCGAAGGTGCTGGTCACTgtgaaggaaattcctgaggagGCGGTGGATAAGAGTGGCTCGATTCGGTTCTACGGAATTACGGCGGAGGAGTTCGTTTCGAGGAGTCCGTCGCTGTCGGTGACACCAAAGGATCGACTGCAGAACAGTATTGCGGAGTTGTTCAACATCAGCCGGGATAATGTTGACGTGTTTACGGTGCTACAGCGGGATAACAATGCTTCGTTGTTGGATGTGCGCTTCTCGGCCCACGGAAGTCCGTACTATGAGCCTGAGCGGTTGAACGGTATCATCGGGTATCATCAGCGTGCGCTGGAGGAGGAGTTCGGATTGAAGATGGTGATGGTCAGCATCGACGAGTGTATTGAGGAGAAGGTTCGGTGTGAATCGTCCTGTAAGAATGTGCTCCATAAGTCGAATGTTCCCATTGCGGTGTATACGAATACGAGCTCGTTCGTTGGGGTTAATGCGTTCGTTCAGGCGGAGTGCGTTTGCGATGCTCCACCGGTGATGGCGGAATGTTTGAACGGTGGAACTCCGTTCAACGACAAGTGCGAGTGCATGGAAGAGTTTGAGGGTCCACACTGCGAGTTAATCTCAATCGGGTTCTACGGACACGGATATGCGATGTATCCTCCGGTGAGTCCCTGCAACATGACCAGGATCAGTATGGAATTGACTCCGCAGCGGGAGGACGGATTGGTAATGTATATAGGACCGTTGAGCTATAATCCTTTGTTACCGGTGCAGGACTTCTTGGCGCTGGAGCTGGTGAAGGGATTGCCAGTGCTACTGTTGGACTACGGAACCGGGACGATTCGTATCGAGCACAAGCATAGGTACCCGCAGGGGCGTCCGTTTACGGTGGAGATTGTGCTGCAACCGCAGACTGTGGAGATGATTGTCGATAACTGCAAGCTGTCGACTTGTATGAGTTTGGATGCTCCCAAGGGTCCGAATGAATCGTTGAACGTGAATGCTCCGCTGCAGTTGGGAGGAGCGGCAGTCAatctggagtcgctgggatcgATGTTCAACTGGACGTATGTCCCACAAGGTAAGGGTTTCTCGGGATGCTTACGGAACTTGACAATCAACGATCGGACGTATAATCTGGGAGCTCCGAGTCACGCGAAGAACCACGATCCGGGATGTCATCGGTCGGTGGCAGTTGCTGTATCGTTCGGAATTGATTCAAATTTCTTGATTGCGATCATTGTGTGCATAGCAGTACTGTTGATCTTGCTGTTGGCGGTTGTGGTGCACAAGAAACATCAGGACGGATGGCACGAGAAGGATATGGATGACATTCGGGAGACGATCATCAATTACGAGGAAGAAGGTGGAGGTGAACGGGATGCGGAGTATGATTTGGCGGTGCTACGAGCGCCTCCGATCTACATGGACAAGCCGTACGGAAACGATCTACGACAGAAGGAGGCAAATGAAGTGCCAGACATTGGAGCCTTCTTGACGGACAAGAAGGACGCCTGCGATAGGGACGCCGACGCGTATCCAATCGATGACGTGCGGCATTACGCATACGAAGGAGACGGCAACAGTTCCGGCTCGTTGTCCAGCTTGGCGTCCTGTACGGACGAAGGTGATCTCAAATTCAACTATTTGTCCAACTTTGGACCAAGGTTCCGGAAGTTGGCGGACATGTACGGAGAGGAGCCCTCGGATACGGACTCAAATGTAGACGATGATGAAGGATGGAGGATATGA